The Streptomyces cathayae DNA segment CCAACGTCGTCATCGTGATCGGTGGCCCGGCCGCCGCCGGCGAGTCCGGCGGCTGGATCGCCGGACGCGACCCCGCCGCGGGCCCGCGCGGCTGGACACTGCCGGCCGAGGCCTACGGCGGTGAACTCGGCGAGGGCGAGCGGGAGCCGCTGCGCGTCTCCCAACTCGCCCGGCTCGGACCGCGGCCGGGCGACCTCGTGTGGGACATCGGCTGCGGCAGCGGTGCCTTCGCCACCGAGGCGGCACGGGCCGGCGCCGGGGTCATCGCCGTCGACGGCGACCCGCGGGCCTGCGCGCGCACCGAGTCCACCGCCCGCCGGTACGGCGTCCAGCTCCAGATCGTGCACGGCACCGCCCCGCACGTCCTGGAGGACCTCCCGGAACCGGACGTCGTCCGGGTCGGCGGCGGGGGAGCGGCGGTGGTCACGGCGGTCGCCGACCGCCGCCCGCAGCGCATCGTCACGCACGCCGCCACCCGCGACGCGGCCGAACGCATCGGCCGGGAGCTGACGGAACACGGCTACACCGTCGAGTGCGCCCTCCTGCAGTCCGTCGAACTCGACACCAGGGCCTGGACGGAGACGGAGCGGAGCGTCGCGTTCCTGCTCAGCGGCGTACTGCCCGCGCGCACCCCCTGATAGCGTCCCCCGGCCCCGATGCCGTCCCCGTGATCGGGTTGTCGTACCGCTCGCGGTAGGCTGGCCGATCGTTGTACCGCAACTCGGACGCTCGCCGACTCGTCGGCCGATGTACCGAAAACACGCCCCTTTCGGGGTGTGTGTGGTACGGCGGAACCCAAGGACGCGCAACGTGGCGCAGTCCACAGCGGAACCGTCGCCGATCAAGCTGACGCGACGGCACTACGGCAGCGACAATGCCAGTGAATGGCTTTGTCTCCTTTTCTCGGCAGGCCGTTCGTGCCGCTGGGGACGCACGCTCGTTCTTCAGTGTGGGGCGGTCGGTGCGCCGTTCCGGGTGAGCTGGTCGTAGGAGCACTAACCGATGGGCGAGGGGTACGCATGACCGACACCGGCCAGGTCCCGGGCGAGGAACTGCCGGAGAACGCAGGCATGGTGGAGCAGCCGGGCGTCCCCGCGCCCGACCCGTACACCTACCTCTCCGAGAGTTCCGCCGAAGACGAAGAGCTGCTGCTGCCCGGTGCCCAGGGCGCCTGGGGCAACGAGGTCGCCCCACCCGCGCCCGAGCCGGTCGTCGAGACCGTGCACGAGCCGGGACCGCACGAGACGGCCGGCCGGGACACCGGCTCGGTCGACCTCGGCGGTGTCCGCCTCCCCGAACCGGAGCGGGCGCAGGCACCCGGCCGCGCGTTCACGCACGAGCCGGCGGTGCCGGCGGTGCCGCGCCGTCCGTTGCACCTCGGCCCGCCCATCCCCAGCGCCACCACCGGCCCGGTCCGCTCGCTCGCCGACCGCGGTCCGGCCGACGTGCCGGTGCGCCAGGTCGGCCCGCCGGTCGTCGGCCCCGAGTACCTCGACGTGCCGCGGCCCCGGGAGGCGGCCCCGCAGACGGCGGAGCCCTGGGTCGCCCCGGCGCCGGTGGGCGCGGGCGCGCCGGCCCAGGCGGAAGCGGTTGCTCCGTCGCCGCAGCCGGTGGGCGCAGCCCAGGCACTCGTCACCCGTGTCCCGACGGAGGCGGGCGCCACCGCTGAGGCGCAGGTCGCGACGGAGGACGTGGTGTCGGCGGTGCCCTCGCAGACACCGGCGGCACCTGAGGCGGAGACCCCTGCGGTGCCGGAGACGCCTGCGCCGGTGGCGGCAGCGGTCGCGGAGGAACAGCAGGGCGCCGAGAGTGCCGAGAGTGCGCCCGTACCGACGGCGGCCGATGCGGGCGGAGCCGGCATGAGTCCTGCCGCTGACGCCGTGCCTCCCGTCGCTCCGGAAGCCGGTCAGGGCGCCGGTCTCCCGGCGACCACGGCGCCGACCGCCGGGGGACCGGCCGCCGAGGCGGCCGACGCCATGGTCGCCGGGGCCGAGGTCACGGGGCAGGAGGGGCCCGTACCCGTCGTCGCCATGGCGCCGGGAGTTCCGGACCAGGAACCCGTGGCCGCCCGGACGCCGGAGAGCGTCACCCCCGACGCCGCCCGCCCCGACGCGGACGCGACGGATGCCGCTGCCGCCGAGGCGGGGGCGACGACCGGTGACGCCGCCGTTCCCGCAGCGACCGGCGAGGCGGACGCCGGGGCCCACGATCCCCACGGGCCGGTCACCGGCCAGGCCGTCCCGCACATGGCTGCCGTGACCGCTGCCGCCGCCGTGACCGCTGTGGGTGACGAGGAGGCATCGGCCTCCGTGCCCCCGGCCGCAGTCGACGGCATTCCGGC contains these protein-coding regions:
- the cbiE gene encoding precorrin-6y C5,15-methyltransferase (decarboxylating) subunit CbiE, which gives rise to MADRVTVIGWDGSPLTAAARAALGAATLVAGAPHHLELPEVPAGAERVRLGSAALAARRVAGHRGTAVVLADGDPGFFGVVRTLRAPEFGLEVEVVPAVSSVAAAFARAGMPWDDAQVVVAHRRTLRRAVNVCRAHSKVAVLTSPGAGPAELGLLMEGVHRTFVICEELGTAREQVSVVTSDKAADHTWRDPNVVIVIGGPAAAGESGGWIAGRDPAAGPRGWTLPAEAYGGELGEGEREPLRVSQLARLGPRPGDLVWDIGCGSGAFATEAARAGAGVIAVDGDPRACARTESTARRYGVQLQIVHGTAPHVLEDLPEPDVVRVGGGGAAVVTAVADRRPQRIVTHAATRDAAERIGRELTEHGYTVECALLQSVELDTRAWTETERSVAFLLSGVLPARTP